The Montipora foliosa isolate CH-2021 chromosome 6, ASM3666993v2, whole genome shotgun sequence genome includes the window TCATGCACATGTATCTAAAGAATGCTTTcataacagaaacaaaaaaagtcaTCAAACCTGCAAGCTCAACTGATGAACATAACGTAGAAGTAAGATCCCCCTTTTCACATTTTGTATTGGGAAATTCTAGTGCACTGGTTGACTTTTTTCCCATGTGATTGACACTCTTGCTGGGCTCCATTAAAGATACTTTTTTGTCCATTTTCAGTGATAAAGTATTGCTCTTGTCAGATAGGTTGGCATCTCTTCCAACAGATCTCCCATATGTAGACAGGTTCACAGCTGATGTTAGTAGGAACTTATCAATCCTAactttaagtgcactgtttggTACTGGTTTGCTTGTGTCAGAGAATACTTTTCCAGTAAATGGATCAGATGCTATTCGCCCCCACAACCGCTCTGCTGTGATGTGCTTTTCAAGTGTAACCCTGTCAATATTGTGACCAGATGGTAATAACAAAGGTACTGTCATAAGCTCATATGTGATTGGATCCAGAAAATCTTCTGGAATATCCTCCATGTTGCGATTCAATTCAGAATGCAAATTAAGATTATTGGAACCTTCAACAGTTACTAATTCATGTTTTAATCCAGCAGAGCGAGTTGTTATGTTCTGCctattttgaattttgtcctGAATACCTAAAGCATATCCCACAATTTCAGGTTTGCTAAAAACTGATGGCTGCCCCCAGATTTCAACTTTTCCAATAGCGGGCACAGATGACCCACTTAGTCGAGCAATCTTCAAGACCAAATGAGTTACATTTTGCAGAGAATACAGTCTCTGAAATTCTTTCACATGAATGTCTCCTGTCTGTGCCATGTGATGCCTTTGAATAGGAGGCCTCTGTTGAAACATCTTGTTTTGAAGATGAACCGTTTTGCCGTCCTTGTCATTTAACCAAGCCACCTGACTAAACATCGAGGAGTGCTCACATTTTGCTGAGGAAGGTGTGATGTCGAGTTCATAGTTGTGACAGGAAATTAATGCATTTTTTGGTTGATTGCTTGAGGTGGTACCTTCCTTGCCAAACCCTGACTTGTAGAACAGTTCAGAACAAAATCAGAggttaaataatgaaaatataAAACTATTTAATTATATAGTCACAAGAACAATAAATAGAAAATAGTGGTCAAAGACTGTCACTTGCAGGGTTGTGTTAGGGCTCTTGGGAGTTGTCACATAATATGACCCAAGACTTATTTTAGGATATTTTATGTTCTCAGTGAGGTCCAAGACTAATTCACACACAGGTTGTTGTGaacattgtcatcgtcatcatcattttcattaCCACCAACACAACACTCCCTTaagttaaccctttgatgtccaaaccggcctaaaccggccagacttagtatttcactctgtctaacgccagacgattttactcatcagtggggaacccctgggagtcaatgggttaataatcaCTCACTCAAACTTACCGgtattattttactctgtctaacgcaagatgattttacttgtcagtgggaAACCCCTGGGAGTTAATGGGTAAACAAATATAGCTGATGGTCACCTACTATTCCTTCCCAGTTCATGTAAAAAAGAAGCCCCAGTTTGGACCCCATCATGGTCTCATTTTGACCCCCACTCTTCTCTTATGTACTATTCACAGAAGTACATGTATGGCTGTATTGGTTTGTCAAAAGGGAAGAAAAGAGGCCCATAAAGGGTTGTTCTGGAAAAACCTGGGTTGGGTGTCAGTgatattaggctgatttagcaacaggaCGGGAACGTCAGAGGACGACGGGAGAGCAAGCGAATAGTCTGGATTCTGTTCTAATTTGACCATATTTGGGTATTTACACTGCGCGCGCCGTCATCAAGTGAGGTTCCTGTTGTCTTGCTAAATCAGCGTATTACCATTGAAGGGGACCAACAGGTACATGTATAAATCACCCTGGGAACGATCTTGAGGTTATTGTTTtaacaatacagaaagaatcttaaacattcatttaagctaaccttaggccaaattaggcctaaacaaaagtttttaggcctaatgttagcatttgtaaaataatggttagggttgtttctgtatcagtaaaacaatgacctgcgacttgtgttttgtacctCCCTAAAGGGGACCTAGTGTCCTATTGTATTTATCACCTGCCTAGTCTAAATCATAACACAAAtcataataaataaatgaaacagGATCCTAACCATCGTCTACGTACCTCCTTTGAGTCCAAaggaattaatttttgttcaaaTCTCTTCTCCCTCTTTTTGGAGAAGTCTGTCGCTTTCTGATCAAATTTATCTCCTTTGTTAAAAACGCTACCTTTTGTAGCTACACCAGCTACCAAGATAGCTATTCCTGATGAAATCTGACAGCCTACTTTGGGTTTGATGATCACGGATTCCACATGAGCAGGAAATGGAAGCTGGAACAGCAACAGAGCCGGAGGCTTGATAAAATGGGCTGCAAGAAATCCTCGAGAACGTTCCTTGAAATCAAGACTGACAAGGTTACTGATGGGATATCCATCGGAGCAAACAACGTCGCAGTCTACTTTAGTATCGAAGAAAGGATGTAGAAAATTCACAAGCATTTTTGCTccttaggttttttaaaaattcttggCAATTTATTAAGTGACCAAGCCTGCTTTTTTCCGCTGCGCAACCACGCttattccaagatggcggcaaaaGAGAGCATTTGGGATATTGCAGAAATTGTAGAAATTATTCTTCGTTTCCTTCCAGGAAGATACATTGCAACGGCCGCACAAGTCAGTCGACTGTGGCGAGACACAGTAGAAAGAATCCGTCGATCAAGGAGAGAGTGTGTTGTGTATCTAACGCCAAATCATTTGAACTTCACGGAACTTTCCAGTGATGTTCTAGACTTCTTAACTCGGCAGTGTATTGAACCCAGAGCTTTACTCCTCTTCTCAGGAGCTTTTCCCTCATCAAGTCCCTCACGTATTAAAAGCTTTTTGCAGTCAATACAGAACTGTCTTCCATCGAACTGTCCTTTTATTGGCTGCACGGGTCTTGGAGTCATCGGATCTGGAAGATCTTTATCAAGTCATCCATCTGAGAATTCGCAAGGCTTATCGCTCATGATGTTTCCACGCTGCGAACGACTGGAGGTGCGCGACTTCTATGTGCCTCTTCGCAACAAATATAAGAAGATCAGCGGTGTGAAATCATTTCTTCCTGACATGACACTTCCTGTGAAGTTGGTTATAGTTCTTGCGCATCCATTATCACTTGGAAAGCTTACACATTTAACCTTGGCTTTGAGGTCAAAGTATGGCGATGATGTAAGATTTTAAGACATTCTGCTGTTGACGCCGTCCTCATTTTTTGGTTTGCACTTgacaaggcggccatgttggatggcaatacaagacaatttcttttcgcatgatttgcataataataaagtttagttcccagcggagagacaggttattgtttttgccatccaacatggccactGAGATGTCAGATGCAGACCATCAATATTATTATGAAAAACTACCAGCCAATCACAGTTGACCCTTATAAAGGGGTGGGGCAGAGAGTGAACTGTTGTAAATGCCAGAGTAATGGATGTTGATGGTTTTTTGTATTtgttcgttttttctttttcttttttttttttttgagggtggaggggggggggggggggggttgcagTCAAAATGCAGTAAACTACACTACATAAGCTTTTTTTCAGCAAAatcattttaattgtaaacTTCTCCACCCCAAGTAACACACTTTGATGCTGCAAATTGGCTGCAAGTTGCCTATCTCCATCCTGGGGCTTTATAGTATTTATGTTAGTTGCAGTGATGACAAAATTTGTGAAACACTTggtaaaatctataagtttCACTCTTAGGAGGGGACGGGTGAAAGGAGACATACCACGGGTAGTTTTTGAGTGCTGACCCTTCCACTCCTGAATCACACCCCACCTCACCCTtcctgacgagtaaaattgtctgccATCTCAGTGTGAGACAGAGTAAGATCTGCAAGTTTTTCTCCTAAGGGGGGGAAGGTCAAACAGGGtacagtttttgagtggacgtAGACGTTAGTAACCATCATAAGCTAATATTCTGTGCAGAAAACTATATTGAGGATATTACATGTGGGTGCATCTCTAGCTTTCTGCATGGCTCACTTAATCTTGGTTTATATTAGCTCATATATGGTAACAACCTTATATGGAAACTGGTCGCGTTGGGCATTTTGTAAAAAATGGGAAAACATCCTGTCATTCTGTAAGTAAAACAGTTCtgaatttattgaaaatttaataaaacagttattccattctGACACAGTTATTGGACAGAGACTGGTTttagccaactcatatccaacacgcgctcatggaaaaactgtgccctcgtTCTTGagtactcgagacctcgggcacagttttttcctATATGGACCTCTTTGACCTCCTGGTCGGTGAATAACACATTTATCttgtaatgaaaaaaatgtttcatgaAGGAGTGTCGCAAGTTAGTGAGTTTTTTTAGACTCTTGGGGAAAACCCATCATCATCCAATGCTACTTGGTGGCTGGAATTTCTTCTTTACATGTATTTGCTTCCACAATTTTCATTAAATAAGTAAACATAGACAGCAGGGGTTGGTCTatgaattttttcaaagatgggGCTACAAGTATAAGATGAGAAAACAAGCATTCTGCTGTTGAGGAAATATAAGGGTCTCGACAGTAGACGCTTTTTAAGtacattttcttcattttgatTTAACAGGGATTTTAATTAATGCACTTTTACGTGGGTTCTCCTTTGTGCTCATGCCTCATATTGATTAATTCATCTATTTTCCCCTTTCAGGTGTTGATTGTAGGTGGCTATAGTGATAGCTATTTGTTCTACAACTCAGAAGTCACATCCCGTGAGATCATTGGTTTGGTATTTGCGGGCAATTTACAGGCCTCCTCCACTGTCATTACAGGTGGTACAAAACTGGAATCCTTAAAGAACCTCCATGATTCAATCCAGAGTCTTGTAAATTGTGATGTTCAAAAAGATGAAACTTTTAGCTTGatgttttcatgtttttcaaGAGGTAGTATGACTTATGGTTATGAACATGCTGAGTACATTGCATTAAGAGAAGTATTTCCGCATACTGCTCTTGCAGGGTTTTACGGCACTGCTGCATTTGGTTGtgacagagaaaaactgaaaTTGAGGGGTCTTAAACCTGGAGGACGAGATTTCTTGCACATTGATGCTTCAGTGTTGTGTTTGGGGTCATTGGTGCAAtcgtaactttaaaaaaaaagtttaaaaactatttttttctTAGGTTCCTTGCACTGTTATCAGCTTCATCAATTTGGAGAATCTTTAGAGGGATTGCCTGATTCGCATCCCTTTATATGGGGGTCTGGGAGCAGCCCCCTTGAATCTTGAAATAGAGCCTGGAAAACGCGATTTTTTACATTCTTCTCGTCACATTTCTTCGTTTGAAAAAACCGACTGACTTTTTATTTTGGATTCTCACTAGATGGAACTTGTAACACTTTATGTCGTCTTCGTCTTGATGATCGTTGTCCTAAAAAGCGTGAAGGGCCATTTTAAGAAGAAGACAGTGTTGTTGGCCAACTTAAGGGTTTCACCAGCAACAGAAAAAGTCTTCTGGCGGATCGAAGTTTCCACAAATTTGTTGAAGATTCACGGCGAATGTGTGGAGAATTTGAAAAGTCAGGCCAGTAAATGTTTACTGGCGCGTCTTAGACAAGACAGCATAAGAGGCCGACCGAAGCGGCGAAGGCAACACGAAGGCTCCGTTTTCAATGGCCAATTGAGCTCTTTTAGGATCTTTTGCGGGGTATCTAAATCCTTCACAATTTTTGGTGAGGCACAAAGAGGAAATTTATGTTAACTTTTTTAAGTTTTGTCTTTCATAAGTCACTATTTTTCAAGAAATCCGGATCTCAGATGTATTAATATTCTTAAACTAAACTTCTGTCGCCGCTGAAGGGCATGTGAGTGTGTGTAAGTTCTTTCCGATCCTTTTCGTGAATCTAACAAGTGAAGGGACTATCTGCCTAGGAATATTGCAACAACCGCTGCCCGATGGTACCACCAACGCCTTTGTTTGAAAGCTTGGCACAGAACTGAATTCCGAGGCTTTTTACCTCAAACATACTGTATTGACATCTCAGTAAAGCGAAAGGAGGCAAATCAGTGATCATGACTGAGTATAAAAGGACTTCGCACGTTCCTAAGTTGCCGCTTAACTGCGATGATCCTCAACTCTCGTGTACTTCGTTATTTCCGCATATCAAGTATAGAAAATTTCCTATACTGATTTTGTTCATTCATTTGTTCCCATCGTACGGGATAGATATCGAACTCACACGTGACCAGTTCCCAGTTGGTTTGATAGCCCAGGTTGCTACAGCAATGCAGTGGAATCGCGTTGGCGTGGGTTCGAGCCCCGTTCAAGCCTGGATCTTTCCTAGGCCTTTCTTCACAAGTGCTTAACCCTTCCTTACCGGGAGAGTACGACTtacagatttcactctgtccaacgctagacgattttacttgtttttttaATGGTATGCCGGGCTGGCGTAggggtgagagcactcgcttcccaccaatgtgtcccGGGTTGAATTTCCAGACTCCGCGTTATATGttggttgagtttattggttctctactctgctccgagaggtttttctctgggtactccggttttcccctcttctcaaaacccaacatttgttttgcgttaatttgttgatttcagtttatagtgtccccaattagtgctccagcactacaAGACACTTGAATGAAGTTCCTTTTTTCCCCTTTtgttaatagacctttttaccgatacggcggccattttgatttctgttgtttcgaaagacattatgggatgcccagggggcaaattaatatgtatttgccccctgggcatcccataatggctatttgaaaaaatagaaatcaaaatggccgccgtattgGTAAACGGGTCTATTGGGGCAGTGTAGGTGTGAATGGGCTAGGTTGCTGAAGCGATGATCTTCAGCTCTTGTGTATTTCAATTTCTGCAGTTCTAATATATGAACATGTCATATATTCTATATTGTTAAATAACGTGAGTGTCAAAACGTTAGGTTTTGAATTGCGAATTGGCAGTCACCGTTAATTATTCTTCAAACCAGAATAGCATAACACTGCGTCatatctgaaaacaaaagaaattctacCAAACATTCTGGTCGTGGGAGTGAAATGAGGCCAAATTGCAAATTTACTGTGATCACAACTTGCCAAAAGCCCacaatttgttttcatttaactTTTCATTCCTGATAAAAGTGTAAATACAAGCAGCACGCATTTTCCACTTGTGTCTGTCTGGCGTGGAAAACAACGATAAGTGTTCAAAGCGGGAGTACCTAACAAGACCATTACGGAGGAGTGATCAGTTCGAACAAATTCTGATGTGTATAAGTTACAGGCCGTGGACTCAAGaactggttaaaaaaaacactGCTGTGAGAAATAAAGGAAGTGCCTGACGCAAGGAAGATTTTAATTTAAACGATTGATTTGTGCAGAACTGTTTTAACCCATTTAAAAAGTTAAAGGAGTACAAAAGAAGTTTGTGAATCAGGCGAACCAATCCTATTGTTGTCATAGTTTGTTTGAAAATTGTAATACGCTAGCATTgaaatattattaatttgtcaTGTAGTCACTTCGATGAAGATCTGATCTGCATCGAAAGTGACTACATCGTGAGACAAATGATACGTCGTGGGGTAATAGTCAACCACAATCTTGTCACAAATTATTTCACCCAGCTAAGAAAATAACGCCAAAAAGGGCTGTTTTTCAATCCgatttgttttaattaaatCGCAATGGCGACAAAGATAATTTTTCACTACAACTATCATACTCCTccttagggacctttagatcgatCGGAGGATGAGAGTGACTGCGAGttcgagttttccgttctgagcacgcgcacttcgaaaaatgttggcctccaaaccttatgcgcatgctcattaCGGAAAATTTGCCGACCTCGTCCTCCAATCTAAAGGTCCTAGTCCTATTATTATTCGTACCACGAGTACGAGTCCGAGTACTAGACGAGtcttccgttctgagcacgcacacttcgaaaaatgtcggcctctaaaccttatgcgcatgctcagtacggaaaactt containing:
- the LOC138007336 gene encoding RING finger protein 37-like isoform X1, coding for MLVNFLHPFFDTKVDCDVVCSDGYPISNLVSLDFKERSRGFLAAHFIKPPALLLFQLPFPAHVESVIIKPKVGCQISSGIAILVAGVATKGSVFNKGDKFDQKATDFSKKREKRFEQKLIPLDSKESGFGKEGTTSSNQPKNALISCHNYELDITPSSAKCEHSSMFSQVAWLNDKDGKTVHLQNKMFQQRPPIQRHHMAQTGDIHVKEFQRLYSLQNVTHLVLKIARLSGSSVPAIGKVEIWGQPSVFSKPEIVGYALGIQDKIQNRQNITTRSAGLKHELVTVEGSNNLNLHSELNRNMEDIPEDFLDPITYELMTVPLLLPSGHNIDRVTLEKHITAERLWGRIASDPFTGKVFSDTSKPVPNSALKVRIDKFLLTSAVNLSTYGRSVGRDANLSDKSNTLSLKMDKKVSLMEPSKSVNHMGKKSTSALEFPNTKCEKGDLTSTLCSSVELAEPVQELDHEEAVSKSLESALHHTLQGLQIFTRKGNSIDKKPILTQASITKSDPDLKERGKRRQGQPTETLTDCIKRKATVLCVSCKQNLAEKSIFLLPCQHIVCRPCLLSVTQQKDNLCNVCKCIFKQSDIVRVHDR
- the LOC138007336 gene encoding RING finger protein 37-like isoform X2, which gives rise to MLVNFLHPFFDTKVDCDVVCSDGYPISNLVSLDFKERSRGFLAAHFIKPPALLLFQLPFPAHVESVIIKPKVGCQISSGIAILVAGVATKGSVFNKGDKFDQKATDFSKKREKRFEQKLIPLDSKESGFGKEGTTSSNQPKNALISCHNYELDITPSSAKCEHSSMFSQVAWLNDKDGKTVHLQNKMFQQRPPIQRHHMAQTGDIHVKEFQRLYSLQNVTHLVLKIARLSGSSVPAIGKVEIWGQPSVFSKPEIVGYALGIQDKIQNRQNITTRSAGLKHELVTVEGSNNLNLHSELNRNMEDIPEDFLDPITYELMTVPLLLPSGHNIDRVTLEKHITAERLWGRIASDPFTGKVFSDTSKPVPNSALKVRIDKFLLTSAVNLSTYGRSVGRDANLSDKSNTLSLKMDKKVSLMEPSKSVNHMGKKSTSALEFPNTKCEKGDLTSTLCSSVELAALHCKICGRPSANTKNVVLWKSHSTISKVGAEHLHVKPALQQYYTSFVPSLEFKNPVGCKSTCIFHAKNSWHHSFLVLSFLC
- the LOC138007337 gene encoding F-box only protein 22-like, with protein sequence MAAKESIWDIAEIVEIILRFLPGRYIATAAQVSRLWRDTVERIRRSRRECVVYLTPNHLNFTELSSDVLDFLTRQCIEPRALLLFSGAFPSSSPSRIKSFLQSIQNCLPSNCPFIGCTGLGVIGSGRSLSSHPSENSQGLSLMMFPRCERLEVRDFYVPLRNKYKKISGVKSFLPDMTLPVKLVIVLAHPLSLGKLTHLTLALRSKYGDDVLIVGGYSDSYLFYNSEVTSREIIGLVFAGNLQASSTVITGGTKLESLKNLHDSIQSLVNCDVQKDETFSLMFSCFSRGSMTYGYEHAEYIALREVFPHTALAGFYGTAAFGCDREKLKLRGLKPGGRDFLHIDASVLCLGSLVQS